CAGCTGGCAATACATCAGGTCGGTTTAAGCCGAATAACATTAAACATTCGATTGTCCATCTGCCAATTCCTCTAAATGGAATTAATTCCTTTATGATTTCTTCATTGGACCTTGTCCATAACTGCTCGGTATCAATCTTTCCGTTTACTACGTTTCTGGCAAAGTCAATAATGTATTCTGATTTCCTTTGACTGAATGAGAGCTCGCGAAGCTGCTCGTATTCAAGTTCGGCCACAGCTTCTGGTCGAGGGAAAAGGTAAAGATCGACTCCATTCAAAGGCTTAATATCACCTGCAAACCGAATGAAGCGTTCCTTCAGTGTAGCAGCAAATGTAAGGTTGATTTGTTGACCAATGATCGTATCGACCATCACTTCGAACAAATCAGGATTAGACAGGACCCTCATTCCTTGAAAATCACTGATCAACATCTCAATTTTTTCATTACCTCTGAAAGCATCGTAAAAATCTACTAGTGAATTTCCTTCTCCGAACATTCTTGATAAATATTCTTTTATAGTTTGTACTTCTTTCTTA
The DNA window shown above is from Alkalihalobacillus sp. TS-13 and carries:
- a CDS encoding DNA-3-methyladenine glycosylase → MGGTYNEIMIEGPFSFEKTFRRHHRTTDTLKPMVIDQDENRFIKWIHLGDKPYLLDATVEHHENGVSIVTDTKKEDKKEVQTIKEYLSRMFGEGNSLVDFYDAFRGNEKIEMLISDFQGMRVLSNPDLFEVMVDTIIGQQINLTFAATLKERFIRFAGDIKPLNGVDLYLFPRPEAVAELEYEQLRELSFSQRKSEYIIDFARNVVNGKIDTEQLWTRSNEEIIKELIPFRGIGRWTIECLMLFGLNRPDVLPAADIGLRNAVRSIYKLDLQPQTEEIRMLAEKENWTPWESYITFYMWQYLNTASKQKKS